In Vibrio syngnathi, the following proteins share a genomic window:
- a CDS encoding AraC family transcriptional regulator, which produces MNTPAFGRISRVLTYIHSNLSSSLSLEDIATQSCWSRWQLQRVFQAETGLTVANYVRELKLSQAAEHLLDGKERVIDIAFGLGFNSEISFSRSFKQMFGSSPSQYRKAGKRVGLRKPIQVSETASTSEKGALSFVEVRIDERESFLVKGMTSEISGLFSLTQDFAQKVPQLWSRLEGEVEIPDDNVLQFIGVVDLTQSCFDGTNIHYWAGVELQEGISIPQLPSIISERLEVLTVPKQTYAVVKHCGPIENLRHTLSWFVLNWMPSSGYRGVDGYELEVYPFAYQAHASDAEMEYWVPIIKS; this is translated from the coding sequence ATGAACACACCTGCATTTGGTCGTATCAGTCGCGTTTTGACCTATATCCATTCGAACCTTAGCTCCTCGCTATCGTTAGAAGATATTGCGACACAAAGCTGTTGGTCTCGTTGGCAGCTTCAGAGAGTGTTTCAAGCCGAAACAGGGCTTACTGTGGCTAATTATGTGAGAGAGCTAAAGTTAAGCCAAGCTGCAGAACACCTGCTTGATGGAAAAGAGCGCGTGATAGATATTGCTTTTGGGCTCGGGTTCAATTCAGAAATAAGCTTTAGCCGCTCGTTTAAGCAGATGTTTGGGTCTAGCCCAAGTCAGTATAGAAAAGCAGGTAAAAGAGTCGGGCTAAGAAAGCCGATACAAGTATCTGAAACAGCGAGTACTTCTGAAAAAGGGGCGTTAAGCTTTGTGGAAGTGCGCATTGATGAAAGAGAGTCTTTCCTAGTGAAAGGTATGACATCAGAAATCAGTGGTTTGTTTTCACTCACGCAAGACTTCGCTCAGAAAGTCCCTCAGCTATGGTCACGTTTAGAAGGTGAGGTTGAGATCCCTGACGACAACGTGCTCCAGTTCATTGGCGTGGTTGACCTGACTCAGTCTTGCTTTGACGGGACGAATATTCACTATTGGGCAGGGGTAGAGCTTCAGGAAGGAATTTCAATCCCGCAATTACCGAGTATTATCTCTGAAAGGTTAGAGGTACTGACGGTTCCTAAGCAAACTTATGCTGTAGTGAAGCACTGTGGTCCAATTGAGAATTTACGACACACCTTGAGTTGGTTTGTGCTGAATTGGATGCCAAGTTCAGGTTATCGTGGCGTCGATGGATATGAGCTTGAAGTGTACCCGTTTGCCTATCAAGCACATGCCTCTGACGCTGAAATGGAGTACTGGGTTCCTATTATTAAATCGTAG
- a CDS encoding ABC transporter ATP-binding protein: MFQLSNIKIVRDERTILSIEDLTIPTNELTVVLGHNGSGKSTLVNLLSGQMSPDHGSVELDGTSLSSFKSKYLAKQIAYLPQKLPASAGLTVEELVRLGRFPWRGALGRWNSEDKSIIQQAMERTGVTEFSQALADDLSGGERQRAWVSMLLAQQSPVLILDEPTSALDVHHQFQLMGLLSELNKKEDVGVIVILHDLNLALRYATHIVALKKGQIAFEGSADKLLDEEALSALYESPIRLIDHPVPANTAASEKVAVVCE; the protein is encoded by the coding sequence ATGTTTCAGCTTTCAAACATCAAAATTGTTCGTGATGAACGAACGATTCTCTCAATCGAAGACCTCACGATTCCGACCAACGAACTGACCGTCGTTCTTGGCCATAATGGTTCGGGTAAATCTACACTCGTTAATTTGCTCTCAGGGCAGATGTCGCCGGATCACGGCAGCGTGGAACTAGACGGCACTTCCCTCTCTTCATTCAAAAGCAAATACTTAGCCAAGCAGATTGCTTATTTACCGCAAAAGCTCCCCGCTTCTGCTGGCTTAACAGTCGAAGAGCTGGTTCGTTTAGGACGTTTCCCATGGAGAGGCGCACTAGGTCGTTGGAATTCAGAAGACAAATCGATTATCCAACAAGCGATGGAGAGAACCGGTGTTACTGAGTTCTCGCAAGCCTTGGCGGATGATTTATCTGGAGGAGAGCGTCAACGCGCGTGGGTATCAATGTTGTTGGCTCAGCAGTCACCGGTATTGATCCTCGACGAACCGACATCGGCACTGGATGTTCATCATCAGTTTCAGCTCATGGGCTTACTGTCTGAACTCAACAAAAAAGAAGATGTTGGGGTGATCGTTATTTTGCACGATTTGAACCTAGCGCTTCGTTACGCGACGCATATTGTCGCCCTGAAAAAAGGTCAGATTGCGTTCGAAGGCAGCGCGGATAAGTTACTCGATGAAGAGGCTTTGTCAGCACTGTATGAGTCCCCTATCCGACTGATCGATCATCCAGTTCCAGCCAATACTGCAGCAAGTGAGAAGGTTGCAGTCGTCTGTGAATAG
- the fhuB gene encoding Fe(3+)-hydroxamate ABC transporter permease FhuB: protein MKSSGLVMGAALFFASLVHLWLGQSEFGPIGELLQQVSLISDSVTFNSMVDDSFELMALIYVNLPRLVMAILVGGTLGTIGSLFQQLTQNRMMSPLTLGTSSGAWLGLVILNVVAPMLVAQYSVWFALIGALLAMGLIVSIVGIKNMSGLPIVLAGMAVNLLLGAFATAIILLNDEYAQNLFVWGAGDLGQNGWEQVIWLMPKLLPIFAIFLLAPRVLTLLSIGTEGAAARGLNIGATFFVLMAVGVWLVSVSITSVGVISFIGLIAPNIARHLGFLKAKSELVASCVLGALLLCVTDSFAIFLGRWSLDMIPTGTATAVIGAPALIIIVRKQLSAQDQLFFSMPKGPKFISPLAYFLLGTMIFGLLALSTLSQPSSDMGYFVIPDAFEWSIRWPRILTAIFAGGGLAVAGVILQRLVYNPLASPDILGVSAGAVLALIFSSLFMGYSIHSLSPWIAFLGSAIALCLLLFLGKKHQFAPSILILTGISLTAVLEALVQFSLTRVGEGKYTLLAWLAGSTYRVEPESAMILAMVITASIGAALLLSRWVTLIATGRQFASARGLNINLAYVALLCIVAILCSVVTTTMGPVAFVGLLAPHIAAMMGARLVRVQIILSFLIGAALMLFADWLGQVVVFPAQLAAGTLVSIIGGSYFIFLLLKSRRT from the coding sequence ATGAAATCCAGTGGTTTGGTGATGGGGGCAGCGCTGTTTTTCGCTTCCCTTGTTCATTTATGGTTAGGGCAATCTGAATTTGGCCCTATCGGTGAGCTGCTCCAGCAAGTTTCACTGATCAGTGACAGCGTGACATTCAACTCAATGGTTGATGATTCATTCGAGTTGATGGCGTTAATCTATGTCAACTTGCCTCGCTTGGTCATGGCGATTTTGGTTGGTGGAACACTCGGCACCATAGGTAGCCTGTTTCAACAACTGACGCAGAACCGAATGATGTCGCCGCTTACTTTAGGTACGTCGTCAGGGGCGTGGCTTGGTTTGGTTATTCTGAATGTGGTTGCGCCGATGTTGGTCGCTCAGTATTCAGTTTGGTTCGCTCTGATCGGTGCACTGCTCGCGATGGGACTGATTGTTTCGATTGTCGGAATCAAAAACATGAGCGGCTTGCCAATTGTTTTGGCGGGCATGGCAGTTAACTTACTGTTAGGCGCATTTGCGACTGCGATTATTTTGCTCAATGACGAGTACGCCCAGAACTTGTTTGTATGGGGAGCGGGTGATCTAGGACAGAACGGTTGGGAACAAGTAATTTGGCTGATGCCTAAGCTACTTCCGATCTTTGCCATCTTCTTATTGGCGCCAAGAGTCCTGACTTTGCTTTCGATTGGCACTGAAGGGGCAGCAGCACGCGGGCTCAATATTGGCGCAACATTCTTTGTATTGATGGCGGTTGGCGTTTGGTTGGTGTCGGTGTCGATTACCTCAGTGGGCGTGATCAGCTTTATTGGCTTGATAGCTCCGAACATCGCTAGGCATCTAGGTTTTCTAAAGGCCAAATCTGAACTCGTCGCAAGCTGTGTATTAGGTGCGCTACTGCTTTGCGTCACTGACAGTTTCGCGATCTTCTTGGGGCGATGGTCTTTGGATATGATTCCAACAGGGACGGCAACCGCGGTCATTGGCGCTCCAGCGTTGATCATTATTGTGAGAAAGCAATTATCGGCTCAAGATCAGCTGTTTTTCTCGATGCCTAAAGGCCCAAAGTTTATTTCACCTTTGGCTTACTTCTTGTTGGGCACAATGATTTTTGGACTGTTGGCGTTGAGTACGCTCTCACAGCCTTCTTCTGATATGGGCTATTTTGTTATCCCAGACGCATTTGAATGGTCGATTCGTTGGCCGAGAATATTAACGGCGATATTCGCTGGTGGTGGCTTGGCGGTGGCGGGCGTGATTTTACAAAGGTTAGTCTACAATCCGCTTGCAAGCCCGGACATTCTTGGTGTGTCGGCGGGCGCTGTTCTGGCGTTGATTTTCAGTAGCCTATTTATGGGTTATTCGATTCACTCATTGAGCCCTTGGATTGCTTTCTTAGGCAGCGCGATTGCACTGTGTTTATTGCTATTCCTTGGCAAGAAGCATCAGTTTGCACCTTCGATCTTGATTCTCACAGGTATCTCATTAACCGCAGTTTTGGAAGCTTTGGTGCAATTCTCTTTAACGCGAGTGGGTGAGGGGAAATACACTTTATTGGCTTGGTTAGCGGGGTCTACCTATCGTGTTGAACCTGAATCAGCAATGATTTTGGCCATGGTGATAACGGCTTCTATCGGGGCTGCTTTGCTATTGAGTCGTTGGGTGACCTTAATTGCGACTGGCCGACAGTTCGCGAGTGCCAGAGGGTTAAATATCAATCTCGCCTACGTGGCATTGTTGTGTATTGTTGCGATCTTATGCTCGGTCGTGACAACCACCATGGGGCCAGTCGCATTTGTCGGCTTGTTAGCTCCGCATATCGCTGCAATGATGGGGGCTCGTTTGGTGCGAGTGCAGATCATCTTGTCGTTTTTAATTGGTGCTGCTCTCATGCTATTTGCAGACTGGTTAGGTCAAGTAGTGGTGTTCCCAGCGCAGCTTGCAGCAGGGACGTTAGTTTCAATTATTGGTGGCAGCTACTTCATCTTCTTGTTATTGAAATCTCGAAGAACATAG
- a CDS encoding multidrug effflux MFS transporter — translation MSRRFDFKSILLACLVISIGQLSMGLVFPSLPWIAKDFDVSLEQAQLLVSVYLLGFGPSQFIYGPISDALGRKKVLLSGLLIAMLGLLMIIFFSHSFTSMVMGRFLQGLGTGCCAVLARASTRDRFSGADLPLAMSYIAMVASITPLIAPVIGGFINFHFGWSMVFISLLGYVSLAWVVLAFKFKETVTQVSAIPSPKKMVSQYKELLTSRYFMSFASIGWLNFSLMITTVSVMPFIMQNQIGMTSDEYAMWAVIPALGMLGGTSLCNRIRPMLGNKKTLLCTPVLHVAAAVWLFFCPLEPLYLMLGQFLMIIGNGIALPCAQALVMLPYKKNAGAAAAMSGGGQMVVSSMVSMGLVQLGLGEAWHLSLVIMLFTLITLFNILRGFSSQEARESQLS, via the coding sequence ATGAGTCGTCGATTTGATTTTAAATCGATCTTACTTGCGTGTTTGGTCATCAGCATCGGCCAACTCAGTATGGGTCTGGTGTTTCCATCATTACCTTGGATCGCGAAAGACTTTGATGTTTCTCTAGAGCAAGCTCAGCTTCTGGTGAGTGTGTATCTATTAGGTTTTGGGCCTTCCCAGTTTATTTATGGCCCTATTTCCGATGCTCTCGGGCGCAAAAAAGTACTGCTAAGCGGTTTGTTGATTGCCATGCTTGGGCTATTAATGATCATCTTCTTTAGCCATTCATTTACTAGCATGGTGATGGGGCGTTTTCTGCAAGGCTTAGGGACTGGCTGTTGCGCTGTACTTGCTCGTGCTTCCACGCGGGATAGATTCAGTGGGGCAGATTTACCTTTAGCGATGTCTTATATTGCGATGGTTGCCTCTATAACACCTTTGATCGCGCCTGTTATCGGTGGGTTTATTAACTTCCACTTTGGCTGGAGTATGGTGTTTATCTCACTACTTGGCTATGTCTCACTGGCTTGGGTGGTATTGGCGTTCAAGTTTAAGGAAACCGTTACTCAGGTTTCGGCTATCCCTTCCCCGAAGAAAATGGTTTCTCAATATAAAGAGTTACTTACGTCTCGTTATTTTATGAGCTTTGCGAGTATTGGCTGGCTTAACTTTAGCTTGATGATCACCACCGTATCAGTGATGCCATTTATCATGCAAAATCAGATTGGCATGACGTCAGATGAATACGCGATGTGGGCGGTGATTCCTGCATTAGGTATGCTGGGCGGAACAAGCTTATGTAACCGTATTCGCCCTATGCTGGGTAACAAGAAAACTCTGTTATGCACACCTGTATTACATGTTGCTGCGGCGGTGTGGCTTTTCTTTTGTCCACTTGAGCCACTGTATTTAATGCTTGGCCAGTTCTTGATGATTATTGGCAATGGTATTGCGTTACCTTGTGCTCAGGCCTTGGTGATGTTGCCTTATAAGAAGAACGCTGGCGCGGCGGCTGCGATGTCTGGCGGAGGGCAGATGGTGGTGTCTTCAATGGTGAGTATGGGGCTAGTTCAATTAGGGCTAGGAGAAGCGTGGCATCTATCGCTTGTCATCATGTTGTTCACACTGATTACCCTATTTAATATTTTACGTGGTTTCAGTAGCCAAGAAGCGAGAGAGTCCCAGCTTAGCTAG
- a CDS encoding iron-siderophore ABC transporter substrate-binding protein: MKANYFTSRFPKVSSFIASLGLLLSAQAMANFQVEDSEGVKTLEAQPVRVAALNWDIAEQVIELGVTPVAVPDIAGYTDWVVQPAIPEGVADIGTRTEPNFSALKKLNPDVILIASPQKDLQDRLSEIAPVLYYQTYSEQHNNAAAAIENFKKIGKLLGKEEQANNKLAVMDERIAVLKAELDKAYPGDKPKVTSFRFASITSVFIYGDNSIPQYALEKLGFENAMDLPASQWGISQKRMTELKNVKNGIALYFEPFPYQEKLDRSPVWKSMPFVRNGQFSPVAASWSYGGAMSILYNAEAMAQSLLTLAE; this comes from the coding sequence ATGAAAGCCAACTATTTTACTTCTCGTTTTCCTAAAGTGAGTTCGTTCATTGCCTCATTGGGCTTGTTGTTATCAGCTCAAGCGATGGCTAATTTTCAAGTTGAAGACAGCGAGGGAGTTAAAACCCTTGAAGCTCAGCCCGTTAGAGTGGCTGCGTTGAACTGGGATATTGCTGAACAAGTGATTGAACTCGGCGTTACGCCAGTCGCAGTGCCCGATATTGCAGGTTATACCGATTGGGTTGTTCAACCTGCCATTCCAGAAGGCGTGGCGGACATTGGCACTCGAACTGAGCCTAATTTTTCTGCTTTGAAGAAGCTAAACCCTGATGTGATTCTTATCGCTTCGCCTCAGAAAGATCTTCAGGATCGACTCTCGGAAATTGCACCCGTACTTTACTACCAAACGTACAGTGAACAACACAACAATGCAGCGGCTGCTATCGAGAACTTCAAGAAGATAGGTAAATTGCTTGGCAAAGAAGAACAAGCGAACAACAAATTGGCAGTGATGGATGAACGTATCGCTGTTCTAAAAGCTGAGTTAGACAAAGCGTATCCGGGTGACAAGCCAAAAGTTACTTCTTTCCGTTTTGCGAGTATCACATCGGTGTTTATCTACGGCGATAATTCGATTCCACAATACGCACTCGAAAAGCTTGGTTTTGAAAATGCGATGGATCTTCCTGCGAGTCAGTGGGGTATCAGTCAAAAGCGTATGACCGAGCTTAAGAACGTGAAGAACGGTATTGCGCTTTACTTTGAACCTTTCCCATATCAAGAAAAGTTAGACCGATCTCCGGTTTGGAAGAGCATGCCTTTTGTTCGTAACGGTCAATTTAGCCCAGTAGCGGCAAGTTGGAGTTACGGTGGTGCAATGTCGATTTTGTATAACGCAGAAGCTATGGCGCAATCGCTGTTGACGTTAGCGGAGTAG
- a CDS encoding TonB-dependent siderophore receptor → MTTHTRFKYSSLAVALLTAFSAQALAEDTATSADSNVETITVMGKAYRNTATKSALEPEETPQGITVIDEEQLDQRGVKSLNQALRYAPGVVTEQKGASVTMYDTFSIRGFSNNQSYYDGLILPFLTGWNLQPQIDPIAIQQVEVFKGPTSVLYGSMPPGGMVNMIAKAPQEDGSTKVGVSTGSRNLMEASIDTSGQLGESDFSYRLVALARKQDSQVDNAEEERYVIAPSLDWQVSDRTLINFNLYYQNDPSMGTNSAMPLEVLKASDPSVSMGDKNWSTFEREVLMLGYKINHQINDNWTFLQNARYSDASLYQENTYHRGTNFNAATGSLIRNVYSTDEDSQSFVIDNQVSGRVEVAGLEHNLLFGLDYLKLTGDSLYKEFDANSSFGDFNAYNPNNDLLDKSQLQENYRESHDITTEQLGLYFQDQVRYDALVLLAGGRYDMFKASDDKTSTYPTSDGTEKADHNQFSYRVGALYELDNGISPFVSYATSFEPAAGTDINGNSLKPQLGEQVELGVKYLSADMAQQLTASYFYITKKDSIAADPSDPTYRSKIQLGEVRSQGMEVEGRWFVTDNWDVNASYTYVDMEVTEDANPDLEGTTPIYVPTHAANLWSNYYVYGGALSGTRFSAGARYMGEMEMDATNTQGKVPSYTVVDLSVGYDLGEASETLSGATANLLVNNLFNEEYYTCYDQSNCWFGAEQSVELSVNYEF, encoded by the coding sequence ATGACCACTCACACTCGTTTTAAGTATTCATCATTGGCAGTAGCGTTGCTGACTGCGTTCTCAGCGCAAGCATTGGCGGAAGATACCGCTACTTCGGCAGATTCGAATGTAGAAACTATTACTGTTATGGGTAAAGCCTATCGTAATACAGCAACTAAATCGGCACTTGAGCCAGAAGAAACACCTCAAGGTATTACAGTCATTGATGAAGAACAGTTAGATCAACGAGGTGTAAAGTCTCTTAACCAAGCGCTTAGATACGCGCCGGGTGTTGTGACTGAGCAAAAGGGCGCATCAGTAACCATGTACGATACGTTCTCGATTCGTGGGTTTAGTAACAATCAGAGTTACTACGATGGCTTGATTCTGCCGTTTCTGACTGGATGGAACCTGCAACCTCAGATCGACCCTATTGCGATTCAGCAAGTTGAAGTGTTTAAAGGCCCTACGTCTGTGTTGTATGGATCGATGCCGCCGGGTGGTATGGTCAACATGATCGCGAAGGCACCGCAAGAAGACGGGTCGACAAAAGTGGGTGTATCTACAGGCTCAAGAAACTTGATGGAAGCGTCAATTGATACTTCAGGTCAGTTAGGTGAAAGTGACTTTTCATATCGTTTAGTTGCACTCGCTCGTAAACAAGACAGCCAAGTTGATAACGCTGAAGAAGAGCGTTATGTGATTGCTCCATCGCTAGATTGGCAGGTATCTGATAGAACACTTATTAACTTCAATCTTTACTATCAGAATGATCCGTCAATGGGTACTAACTCTGCAATGCCGCTTGAAGTGCTGAAGGCAAGTGACCCATCTGTGTCTATGGGCGACAAAAACTGGAGTACCTTTGAACGTGAAGTCTTGATGTTAGGTTATAAGATCAATCATCAAATCAACGATAATTGGACTTTCCTTCAGAACGCTCGTTATTCCGATGCATCGCTATATCAAGAAAACACCTATCATCGCGGTACGAATTTTAACGCCGCAACTGGTAGTTTAATTCGAAATGTGTACAGCACAGATGAAGACTCTCAAAGCTTTGTTATCGACAACCAAGTATCAGGTCGCGTCGAGGTTGCTGGGCTAGAGCATAACTTATTGTTTGGTCTCGATTACCTAAAGCTAACAGGTGACTCTTTGTACAAAGAGTTTGATGCAAACAGTAGTTTCGGTGATTTCAACGCATACAATCCAAATAACGACCTTTTGGATAAAAGTCAGCTTCAAGAGAATTACCGTGAATCCCACGACATTACTACCGAGCAGTTAGGATTATATTTCCAAGACCAAGTTCGCTATGACGCGCTGGTTTTACTTGCTGGTGGACGTTACGACATGTTCAAAGCGAGTGACGATAAAACGAGTACTTACCCAACAAGCGATGGCACAGAAAAAGCGGATCACAATCAGTTCTCTTACCGCGTAGGTGCCTTGTATGAGTTAGATAATGGCATCTCTCCATTTGTGAGTTATGCGACGAGTTTTGAGCCAGCTGCTGGTACTGATATTAACGGTAACTCGTTGAAACCTCAGTTGGGTGAGCAAGTCGAACTAGGTGTGAAATACCTGTCTGCTGATATGGCACAGCAACTTACAGCATCATACTTTTACATTACTAAGAAAGACTCAATTGCTGCCGATCCATCGGATCCAACGTATCGCTCTAAGATTCAGTTAGGTGAAGTGCGCTCTCAAGGTATGGAAGTTGAAGGCCGGTGGTTTGTAACGGACAACTGGGATGTTAATGCAAGCTACACGTATGTTGATATGGAAGTGACTGAAGATGCGAACCCAGATCTAGAAGGCACTACACCAATCTATGTACCGACACACGCCGCTAATCTATGGAGCAATTACTATGTCTATGGTGGTGCTTTATCTGGAACTCGCTTCAGTGCAGGTGCTCGTTACATGGGTGAAATGGAGATGGATGCAACCAATACTCAAGGAAAAGTACCATCATATACGGTTGTCGATTTATCCGTAGGTTATGACCTAGGGGAAGCAAGTGAAACTCTGTCAGGTGCAACGGCTAACTTGCTGGTTAACAACCTGTTTAATGAAGAGTACTACACCTGCTACGACCAATCGAACTGTTGGTTCGGTGCAGAGCAGTCAGTAGAACTCAGCGTGAACTACGAGTTCTAA
- a CDS encoding siderophore ferric iron reductase — MLSQLHNIITRRRAPSLHQKIFAHSKQVTPYLSGSFGTLHSKSIAITNDDSHKEIKRVYDGLAQSHPEAGKAYWLTRTWDLVCWQPIYVTFISIYGLHSLPDIKNIGQFRYKEFVTGYRFFNGDHQHGSPEELIPDAGEAILALTEFYRSQISEWTRIRPGFTNHLLADLLLSSLIKLQQHEPSLTNDYITAQAKLWLEACQLPENHLDSLKIDADSEMLKLIRISCCLVYKCDSRKYCDDCPRHPDNKKTAQ, encoded by the coding sequence ATGCTTTCCCAGCTGCACAATATTATCACTCGTCGGAGAGCCCCGTCTCTACATCAGAAAATCTTCGCTCACTCAAAACAAGTGACACCTTATTTAAGTGGAAGCTTTGGTACTCTGCATAGCAAGAGCATTGCAATAACGAATGATGATAGCCATAAAGAAATCAAACGAGTTTACGATGGCCTTGCGCAGAGCCACCCTGAAGCAGGCAAAGCCTATTGGTTAACCCGAACGTGGGATCTGGTTTGCTGGCAACCAATCTACGTGACCTTTATATCTATCTACGGCCTTCACTCACTGCCTGATATTAAGAACATCGGCCAGTTTAGGTACAAAGAATTTGTCACAGGCTACCGTTTCTTTAATGGTGATCATCAACATGGTTCACCAGAAGAGCTGATTCCAGATGCTGGTGAAGCCATTCTTGCACTGACTGAGTTTTATCGAAGCCAGATCAGTGAATGGACACGTATTCGCCCAGGATTTACCAATCATTTATTGGCCGATCTATTGTTAAGCAGTTTGATAAAACTTCAGCAGCACGAACCAAGCCTGACCAACGATTACATTACTGCGCAAGCTAAGCTTTGGTTAGAAGCATGCCAGTTGCCTGAAAATCATTTAGACAGCCTTAAAATAGACGCTGATTCGGAGATGCTAAAACTGATCAGAATCAGCTGCTGCTTAGTTTATAAGTGCGACTCTAGAAAGTATTGCGACGATTGCCCAAGACACCCCGACAACAAAAAAACAGCTCAATAA
- a CDS encoding PQQ-dependent sugar dehydrogenase — protein MNTHHRILSCALVLIASSPISSAFAWQVEKITDGLVIPWGLAYINDNSMLVTEKAGVIKQVDLKTGEQSTLFRLPNVWAKGQGGLLDIALSPFENEKFYVTYSKDVDGEGVTTLASANYSNNEVTNWTDVFVSKSRTDTGRHFGSRITFDDSHLYFSIGDRGDRDNGQDTMTHAGSILRLNADGSTPSDNPFSDNSKVLNEIWSYGHRNPQGLYYDFPTQKLWSIEHGPRGGDEINLIKAGANYGWPVTSHGKEYWGPISVGESKTKDGIEAPKKVYVPSIAPGSLIVYQGDKYPELKGKLLAGALKLTHINIVTVNGQGEAIKEERILEDLGERVRDIETSPSGDIFFSTDNGNLYRLKK, from the coding sequence ATGAACACTCATCACCGTATTCTTTCCTGTGCTTTGGTGCTCATCGCATCGAGCCCAATATCCTCTGCTTTTGCATGGCAAGTAGAGAAGATCACCGACGGACTCGTGATCCCTTGGGGGTTGGCTTATATCAACGATAACTCCATGCTAGTAACAGAAAAAGCTGGCGTCATTAAACAGGTTGATTTAAAGACGGGTGAGCAAAGCACGCTGTTCAGGCTGCCCAATGTTTGGGCGAAAGGCCAAGGTGGTCTGTTGGATATCGCGCTCTCCCCTTTTGAAAACGAAAAGTTCTACGTCACTTACAGTAAAGACGTCGATGGTGAAGGCGTAACGACACTGGCTTCTGCTAATTACAGCAATAATGAAGTTACCAATTGGACAGACGTGTTTGTATCTAAATCCAGAACGGACACAGGGCGTCACTTTGGTAGCCGTATCACCTTTGATGATAGCCACCTGTATTTTTCAATCGGCGACCGTGGTGATCGAGACAACGGCCAAGACACCATGACTCACGCCGGATCAATATTACGATTGAATGCTGATGGAAGCACACCAAGCGATAACCCATTCTCGGATAACAGCAAGGTACTCAATGAGATTTGGAGCTATGGCCATCGTAATCCACAAGGCTTGTATTACGACTTCCCGACCCAGAAGCTGTGGTCGATTGAACATGGTCCGCGAGGTGGTGACGAAATCAACCTAATTAAAGCAGGTGCCAACTATGGATGGCCAGTCACCTCACACGGTAAAGAGTACTGGGGCCCAATTAGCGTAGGCGAGTCTAAAACCAAAGATGGTATTGAAGCGCCGAAAAAAGTCTACGTTCCTTCAATCGCCCCGGGGAGCTTGATTGTTTACCAAGGCGATAAATACCCAGAGTTGAAAGGAAAGCTGCTGGCCGGCGCGCTTAAACTTACCCACATCAATATCGTGACAGTCAATGGACAAGGTGAGGCAATCAAAGAGGAACGTATTTTAGAAGATTTAGGCGAGAGGGTAAGAGACATTGAAACTTCACCAAGCGGCGACATCTTTTTCAGTACCGATAATGGCAACCTGTATCGCTTGAAAAAGTAG
- a CDS encoding crotonase/enoyl-CoA hydratase family protein, giving the protein MPNLDRITCSIDENQIATVVLNRPDKLNAIDMAMFEGVNNMIRELKKNNEVRAVIVKGNGTDFCSGLDVKSLLNSKVGAMKLLFKWLPTMPNAAQYFSIGWREIPCPVIFAIHGRCWGGGLQLASGGDFRIASPDANFSILEAKWGLIPDMGGAIAFRELMRKDHTLEMAMTAKVIDCQTAKEYGLVTKIAEDPYAEAYSLALECANRSPDVVAANKKLYNKTWWSSPGMAVFYETWYQIKVGLGKNRAIAAQREIHRDKPRPYVARKFK; this is encoded by the coding sequence ATGCCAAACCTCGATCGTATCACTTGTTCTATCGATGAAAACCAAATTGCGACGGTTGTGTTGAATCGACCCGATAAGCTCAACGCTATTGATATGGCGATGTTTGAAGGCGTCAATAATATGATCAGAGAACTCAAAAAAAATAACGAGGTTCGCGCTGTAATAGTGAAAGGTAATGGTACGGATTTTTGTTCAGGGCTCGATGTTAAATCATTATTGAACAGTAAAGTTGGGGCGATGAAGCTTTTGTTCAAATGGTTGCCGACGATGCCAAATGCGGCTCAGTATTTTTCTATTGGTTGGCGAGAGATCCCTTGCCCTGTTATTTTTGCGATTCACGGGCGTTGTTGGGGAGGTGGGCTTCAATTAGCCAGTGGTGGCGATTTTAGAATCGCTAGCCCAGATGCGAACTTCTCGATATTGGAAGCGAAGTGGGGGTTGATTCCTGACATGGGAGGCGCCATCGCATTTCGCGAGCTGATGCGTAAAGATCATACTTTGGAAATGGCGATGACAGCTAAGGTGATTGATTGCCAAACCGCCAAAGAGTACGGCTTGGTGACAAAAATTGCTGAAGATCCTTACGCTGAAGCTTATTCCTTGGCACTTGAGTGCGCGAATCGTTCGCCAGATGTCGTTGCTGCTAATAAGAAACTCTATAATAAAACTTGGTGGTCTAGCCCTGGCATGGCAGTGTTTTACGAGACCTGGTATCAGATAAAGGTAGGGTTAGGCAAGAATAGAGCAATCGCTGCTCAACGTGAAATTCATCGAGACAAGCCACGTCCATACGTCGCTAGAAAGTTCAAATAG